One stretch of Euphorbia lathyris chromosome 7, ddEupLath1.1, whole genome shotgun sequence DNA includes these proteins:
- the LOC136200891 gene encoding uncharacterized protein, producing MSVDDSFKKPGAIPFKWEIRPGVPKIHTQQKHQRKQLSPPSLPSPSPPFTPRRSSLPSPQQPHQKLKPPPAGFIYLPLPEPRTRSFRSAPRTRSESMRFDHQSTRLRPDCVSPGCFPSPLLKRKGSRRRTNPMPPESESDFMSDLETPPRWSFCRRKSISPFRESSASSSFSSYQSSPRVVTVSDAEWAGFALF from the coding sequence ATGTCAGTAGACGATTCATTCAAAAAACCAGGAGCTATCCCATTTAAATGGGAGATCCGACCCGGTGTACCCAAGATCCATACCCAACAAAAACATCAACGGAAGCAGCTATCGCCACCGTCACTACCATCTCCCTCACCGCCGTTTACTCCCCGCCGATCCTCTCTTCCGTCTCCACAACAACCACACCAGAAGCTCAAACCTCCACCTGCTGGATTCATTTATCTACCTCTCCCAGAGCCCCGTACCCGTTCATTCCGATCCGCTCCACGTACCCGATCCGAGAGTATGAGGTTCGATCATCAATCCACCCGTCTCAGACCCGATTGTGTATCACCGGGTTGCTTTCCGTCTCCATTATTGAAAAGGAAAGGCAGCAGGAGGAGGACTAACCCGATGCCGCCGGAATCTGAATCCGATTTCATGTCTGACCTTGAGACACCGCCTCGGTGGTCGTTTTGTAGGCGGAAGTCAATTTCGCCGTTCCGAGAGTCGTCGGCGTCGTCTTCATTTTCATCGTACCAGTCATCTCCTCGAGTAGTGACAGTGAGCGATGCTGAATGGGCGGGTTTTGCTCTTTTTTGA